From the genome of Lawsonella clevelandensis, one region includes:
- a CDS encoding DUF4185 domain-containing protein: protein MTLHRRLLRTTALSLGVISTLGLTLLSPTTPAAANHLNRVLRSQPMPIGQARPVTDSALAQRDLPQVAQVPSWLTEGRSRTADALHTNFQAPVIPVPTLPLVPDPVPLRNGRTGLVVLPPYPYGGTFKVGVFPLLGVSCLPCRNADVWGGDVAVSWDDGKGGTFVIFGDTIGINYYGNRRMRSNTLAFTHDLAYGDGLQLERWEVGKDGKAREAIHSAHINGFERSKIPTGAFSYKGVQYVGWQSVSRLVGDSRKWLTSRSGISASYDHGKTWQTILIRPQGNYAKFQQVSFAKRGDYLYEFGSRQGREVGGLAVARVPLSKVGDLSAREYWTGLRWTKNAPQRAFNVMAFIHGELSVQWDPLFRRFNMLRMQDGGVILSTSLDGVLWSPGREIYSTGSSTYSAYAPQLLPNRRGPNLFFLLSIWEDYNVVTMYTPLGF from the coding sequence ATGACGCTGCACCGCCGACTCCTGCGCACCACTGCCCTGAGCCTTGGCGTCATCTCTACACTTGGGCTCACGCTCCTCTCCCCCACCACCCCCGCTGCTGCCAACCACCTCAACCGGGTTCTGCGCAGCCAGCCCATGCCCATTGGCCAAGCCCGCCCCGTCACCGACAGCGCCCTCGCACAACGCGATCTACCCCAAGTAGCACAGGTGCCCTCCTGGCTCACCGAAGGCCGCTCGCGCACCGCCGATGCCCTCCACACCAACTTCCAAGCACCCGTTATCCCCGTCCCCACCCTCCCTCTCGTTCCCGACCCGGTCCCCCTCCGCAACGGACGCACCGGACTTGTCGTTCTTCCTCCCTACCCCTACGGCGGCACCTTCAAAGTGGGCGTCTTCCCCCTCTTGGGGGTCTCCTGTCTCCCTTGTCGGAATGCCGATGTGTGGGGAGGTGACGTCGCTGTCAGCTGGGATGATGGTAAAGGCGGCACTTTTGTTATCTTCGGTGACACTATCGGCATCAACTACTACGGCAATCGCCGGATGCGCTCCAACACCCTTGCTTTCACCCACGACCTGGCCTACGGTGACGGTCTCCAGCTGGAACGTTGGGAAGTGGGAAAGGACGGCAAAGCCCGCGAAGCCATCCACTCCGCCCATATCAACGGCTTCGAACGCTCCAAGATCCCTACCGGCGCTTTCAGCTACAAAGGCGTGCAATACGTGGGCTGGCAGTCGGTCTCCCGGCTCGTCGGCGACAGCCGCAAATGGCTCACCTCACGCTCCGGGATCTCCGCCTCCTACGACCACGGCAAAACCTGGCAGACCATCCTCATCCGCCCACAAGGAAATTACGCCAAATTCCAGCAAGTATCCTTCGCTAAACGCGGCGACTACCTCTACGAATTCGGCAGCCGCCAAGGCCGCGAAGTCGGTGGCTTAGCCGTCGCCCGCGTTCCCCTAAGCAAAGTGGGCGACCTCTCCGCCCGTGAATACTGGACCGGCCTTCGCTGGACCAAGAACGCACCCCAACGCGCCTTCAACGTCATGGCCTTCATCCACGGTGAGCTGAGTGTGCAGTGGGATCCGCTCTTCCGCCGCTTCAACATGCTGCGCATGCAAGACGGCGGTGTCATTCTCTCCACCAGTCTGGACGGTGTGCTGTGGAGCCCCGGCCGCGAAATCTACAGCACGGGCTCCTCCACGTACTCCGCTTACGCACCGCAGCTACTCCCCAACCGGCGTGGCCCCAACCTGTTCTTCCTCCTCTCCATCTGGGAGGACTACAACGTCGTGACCATGTACACACCGCTAGGCTTCTAG
- a CDS encoding ABC-2 transporter permease, with protein MSRRPSLKKSSAAGTTKKAFGKKSGESSADGSSTTLRGLSVFGRLFAMLVPSLIIAAIVAGLGIHLSDSWQVGAASGQSANEEARQELLAGEKAQSNLSRANDAMSAANTSAGLLKTGVDQLDEGAGKLKNGSAQARSGSAELSNGMDQVADGTRQLGSGAKQVAGGVSEAVNGVISLRRYQAAAAAVVDATIPTLVGNDPDTVRTRKALQELSKTLHDSRQTDQAIKDLRRLQAGANEISRQLNPGGAYYSGVMKAQSGSKQLASGLVQLDNGMGELVSGVSKLQGVATTNERNTKKAHTAMLELMKLSNDQKVAQMAEEQLALQSRGQKPSLPLGQAYLVSALLALAAAVAWWSRLRLGRKEIAAVWLLMTVISATAILTAMAGLNAMVGTFMVSTLAVGSAALLLGSGAVVLLLGRKWGLLLNIFLVFVQASVSGFVWLTEWPSRMSRFFDSLMPVSYITSALAAIGNGGDPAMAWLANGALLALTTIAIFVILTVLRRRPDAGIPTDIRPVKVGRKVPTTVTAPASVVQEGSAVETGVFTRVSSATPFAPMDTGSLADLEVATTMPEDGTEDLPTQIINLDERPEQPRDQRR; from the coding sequence ATGAGTCGACGCCCCTCCCTGAAAAAGAGTTCCGCAGCTGGAACGACGAAAAAGGCCTTCGGTAAGAAATCTGGAGAGAGTTCTGCCGACGGTTCATCGACCACCCTGCGGGGGTTGTCGGTCTTTGGCCGGCTCTTCGCCATGCTGGTGCCGTCGCTGATCATCGCGGCGATTGTGGCCGGTTTGGGTATTCACCTGTCCGATTCGTGGCAGGTGGGTGCCGCCTCGGGACAATCCGCTAATGAGGAAGCTCGCCAGGAACTGCTGGCTGGCGAGAAGGCGCAGTCTAATCTGTCGCGCGCCAACGATGCGATGTCGGCGGCGAATACTTCTGCGGGGCTGTTGAAGACTGGCGTAGACCAGCTGGATGAGGGTGCTGGGAAGCTGAAGAATGGTTCCGCCCAGGCCCGCTCTGGTTCGGCTGAGTTGTCGAATGGTATGGACCAGGTGGCGGACGGTACTCGCCAGCTCGGTTCGGGTGCCAAGCAGGTGGCCGGGGGTGTGTCGGAGGCCGTCAATGGGGTGATTTCGTTGCGTCGTTACCAGGCAGCCGCGGCTGCTGTGGTGGATGCCACCATCCCCACGCTGGTGGGGAATGATCCCGATACAGTGCGAACCCGTAAGGCTTTGCAAGAACTGTCGAAGACGCTGCACGACTCACGGCAGACGGATCAGGCTATTAAAGATCTGCGTCGCCTGCAGGCCGGGGCTAATGAGATCTCCCGCCAGCTGAACCCGGGTGGGGCGTACTACAGCGGCGTGATGAAGGCCCAGTCTGGTTCGAAGCAGTTGGCGTCAGGTCTGGTGCAGTTGGATAACGGGATGGGCGAGTTGGTGTCCGGTGTGTCCAAGTTGCAGGGTGTGGCGACGACCAATGAGCGCAATACGAAGAAGGCCCATACGGCCATGTTGGAACTGATGAAGCTGTCCAACGACCAGAAGGTTGCGCAGATGGCGGAGGAACAGTTGGCGCTGCAGTCGAGGGGTCAGAAGCCGAGCTTGCCGTTGGGCCAGGCCTATTTGGTGTCGGCGCTGCTAGCGTTGGCGGCAGCGGTGGCTTGGTGGTCGCGGCTGCGGTTGGGGCGGAAGGAAATAGCGGCGGTGTGGCTGCTTATGACGGTCATTTCGGCGACGGCGATCCTCACTGCCATGGCGGGTCTTAATGCGATGGTGGGCACCTTTATGGTGTCGACGTTGGCGGTGGGTTCGGCGGCCTTGCTGTTGGGGTCGGGTGCCGTGGTGCTTTTGTTGGGCCGCAAGTGGGGTCTGCTTCTCAATATCTTCCTGGTGTTTGTGCAGGCGTCGGTGTCGGGCTTCGTGTGGTTGACGGAGTGGCCCTCGCGGATGAGCCGTTTCTTCGACTCCCTCATGCCAGTGTCGTATATCACCTCGGCGTTGGCGGCGATCGGTAATGGCGGCGATCCGGCCATGGCCTGGTTGGCGAATGGTGCCCTGTTGGCGTTGACGACGATTGCGATCTTCGTCATCTTGACGGTGCTGCGGCGCCGTCCGGATGCTGGTATTCCGACGGATATTCGCCCGGTGAAAGTGGGGCGGAAGGTTCCCACGACGGTGACAGCACCGGCGTCTGTGGTGCAGGAGGGCTCCGCGGTGGAGACGGGCGTGTTTACCCGGGTGTCTTCGGCTACACCGTTTGCGCCGATGGACACGGGATCGTTGGCAGATCTTGAGGTGGCGACGACGATGCCGGAGGACGGCACGGAGGATCTTCCCACCCAGATCATTAATCTGGATGAGCGGCCGGAGCAGCCGCGCGATCAGCGGCGCTAG
- a CDS encoding RidA family protein: protein MNWEQRLNELHIDLPPVAPPVAAYVPAKRAGNVVYTSGQLAFVDGKLGVTGKVGDQVTADEAYAEARVAVLNAVAAAASVCGLNNIKSIVKVVGFVNSAEGFTGQAGVINGASEMLGAIFGQAGQHARSAVGVAELPLDAAVEVELIVEVED from the coding sequence ATGAACTGGGAACAACGCCTTAATGAGCTCCACATCGATCTTCCCCCGGTAGCGCCGCCCGTCGCCGCCTATGTACCTGCCAAGCGGGCCGGTAACGTTGTTTACACGTCCGGCCAGCTGGCCTTCGTGGATGGCAAACTGGGTGTCACCGGTAAAGTGGGCGACCAGGTCACCGCCGACGAGGCCTACGCAGAAGCTCGGGTGGCAGTGCTGAATGCTGTTGCGGCAGCTGCCTCCGTGTGTGGACTGAACAACATCAAGTCCATCGTGAAGGTGGTTGGGTTTGTGAACTCAGCCGAAGGCTTCACTGGCCAGGCCGGCGTCATCAATGGTGCCTCCGAGATGCTGGGGGCAATCTTTGGCCAAGCAGGCCAGCATGCACGCTCCGCGGTGGGGGTCGCAGAACTGCCTCTCGATGCGGCAGTGGAAGTGGAACTCATCGTTGAGGTTGAGGACTAA
- a CDS encoding DUF4040 family protein has translation MLVLYSLVVLVLTIAVTPLLTRFLGRNAGWVIALIDLALACGIYAPLGPRLLHGDTITADIPWIAYWNIHVGLRLDALSWFFAMLALVIGAVVMAYSTRYFDSHDQHGRPLHHSSFFLLMVVFTFSMMLLVTADDLTLLFIGWELTSLMSFMLIGRSGHAGEAGSLRTLFLTFIGGLFFLAATVTIIAVTGTTNLTTALSSSVWVTNPGITTTVAVLVAIGAFTKAAQFPFHLWLPEAMAAESPVSAYLHAAAVVKAGIYVLLRFSAVFRLNLTWQILLVVVGMFTAVMGALFALQKTDLKKLLAYSTVSQLGWIVTTIGIGTHAALTAAVLHTLAHALFKSGLFMSIGALQHATGTRDIRRLPPMWKHTPGLMVVTVIGAIGMAGIPPTLGFVSKESMLTSFLSAWGNNAGSIALTTVAVIGAALTVAYSFRIILGGYFDGERTVVEGKAAADIEPDSYELVLHKVPWVLTVFAALPAIAGLPLYFAVTALGHPLSQIAASAINPHTASYRAAVIHNGPQLHNTHLHLIAVNDVLLLSLLAIVIGLLLVWQRKRVDALLDRELLPRDGASNLATVWESMRWAGNLAGSATRSDSPTRHVGAFVIVLAALAGTVAVGRFSGQIAFPERIPAVDRPIDLVVLLIVLVAAGAAIVTRSRLAAVVLLGAVGVAITLQIFALGAPDVGLTQLLVEIITTVMYMLVLRRLPRTFQKASRQRRVSAGIIAAFSGLAAFGAVWAFTGRRDRSTLSQYFLDHGPTITTGNNVTNTIINEFRAFDTFGEMAVLGVTGLAIAAVLLSVRPEYRRTGSASFHLIRQELRERVEKNGRIVLPTSYAYRDSITNSYPIRVFVLMLSPLLLITTLVVFWRGHQEPGGGFIAGLILAVMLVLAWLSTPVDRPLTRRRTPAVLVATGLTIATITGLIGYLATHDHSLDGSVSPHSFLSPQHWDIPVLGAVPSAMFFDFGVTLCVLGMVLTALNLLGSGQVPLGAPSVEVWPPYDPLHMDAKEEGPLTQAASRVNSYHDPIRQKEIPQYRETLRALSAAEYKAAEERHARYHHSRSQTGGDEK, from the coding sequence GTGCTTGTGCTGTACAGTTTGGTCGTCCTAGTGCTGACTATTGCAGTAACCCCGCTACTGACTCGCTTCCTGGGCCGCAACGCCGGCTGGGTGATCGCTCTCATTGATCTCGCCCTCGCCTGTGGAATCTACGCTCCCCTGGGTCCACGCCTGCTGCATGGCGACACTATCACTGCCGACATCCCCTGGATCGCCTACTGGAATATTCACGTAGGCCTCCGCCTCGACGCGCTGAGCTGGTTCTTCGCCATGCTTGCCCTCGTTATCGGGGCTGTTGTCATGGCCTACTCTACCCGCTACTTCGATAGCCACGACCAGCACGGCAGACCCCTCCACCACAGCAGCTTCTTCCTCCTCATGGTGGTCTTCACCTTTTCCATGATGCTGCTGGTCACAGCCGACGATCTCACCCTTCTTTTCATCGGCTGGGAGCTCACCAGCCTCATGTCCTTCATGCTCATTGGGCGCTCCGGACACGCCGGCGAAGCAGGCTCCCTCCGCACTCTCTTCCTTACCTTCATTGGTGGCCTCTTCTTTCTGGCTGCCACCGTCACCATCATCGCCGTCACCGGCACCACTAACCTCACCACGGCACTCTCCTCCAGCGTGTGGGTGACGAACCCCGGCATCACTACCACCGTGGCGGTACTGGTCGCCATCGGCGCTTTCACCAAGGCCGCCCAATTCCCCTTCCACCTTTGGCTCCCCGAAGCCATGGCGGCAGAATCCCCCGTCTCCGCCTACTTGCACGCGGCCGCCGTTGTAAAAGCCGGCATCTACGTGCTGCTGCGCTTCTCTGCCGTTTTCCGCCTCAACCTCACCTGGCAGATCCTGCTGGTGGTTGTTGGCATGTTCACCGCCGTTATGGGGGCTCTCTTTGCCCTCCAAAAGACGGACCTCAAGAAGCTGCTCGCCTACTCCACCGTCTCCCAACTCGGCTGGATCGTCACCACGATCGGTATCGGCACCCACGCCGCCCTCACCGCCGCCGTCCTCCACACCCTCGCCCACGCACTCTTCAAGTCCGGGCTCTTCATGTCCATCGGCGCGCTACAACATGCCACCGGTACCCGCGACATTCGCCGTCTTCCCCCCATGTGGAAGCACACTCCGGGACTGATGGTGGTGACGGTGATCGGCGCTATCGGGATGGCCGGTATTCCCCCCACCTTGGGCTTCGTCTCCAAAGAATCCATGCTGACAAGTTTCCTCAGTGCCTGGGGTAACAACGCCGGCTCCATCGCCCTCACCACTGTCGCCGTCATCGGCGCCGCTCTCACTGTGGCCTACAGCTTCCGCATCATCTTGGGCGGCTACTTTGACGGTGAACGCACCGTAGTGGAAGGCAAAGCCGCCGCAGACATCGAACCCGACAGCTACGAACTCGTCCTCCACAAAGTGCCCTGGGTACTCACCGTGTTCGCGGCACTCCCCGCCATCGCCGGCCTCCCCCTCTACTTTGCGGTGACGGCCCTCGGACACCCGCTGTCGCAGATCGCCGCCAGTGCCATTAACCCCCACACCGCCAGCTACCGGGCTGCCGTCATCCACAACGGCCCCCAGCTCCACAACACCCACCTGCACCTTATCGCCGTTAACGACGTACTGCTGCTATCGCTGCTGGCCATCGTGATCGGCCTGCTCCTCGTGTGGCAGCGCAAGCGTGTGGACGCCCTCCTCGACCGCGAACTGCTTCCCCGCGACGGCGCCAGCAACCTGGCCACCGTGTGGGAGAGCATGCGCTGGGCCGGTAACCTGGCTGGCTCCGCCACCCGCTCCGACAGCCCCACCCGCCACGTGGGCGCCTTCGTTATTGTGCTCGCCGCCCTGGCGGGCACTGTAGCGGTGGGTCGTTTCTCTGGACAAATCGCGTTCCCGGAGCGCATTCCCGCCGTCGACCGGCCCATTGACCTGGTGGTGCTACTCATCGTGCTGGTGGCTGCCGGCGCCGCTATCGTCACCCGCTCCCGGCTGGCCGCCGTGGTACTGCTTGGTGCGGTTGGCGTCGCCATCACCCTCCAGATTTTCGCACTCGGTGCCCCCGATGTGGGCCTCACCCAGCTGCTGGTCGAAATCATCACCACCGTCATGTACATGCTGGTCCTCCGGCGGCTCCCCCGCACCTTCCAGAAAGCGTCCCGGCAGCGGCGGGTCTCCGCCGGTATCATCGCCGCCTTCTCGGGGCTCGCCGCCTTCGGTGCCGTCTGGGCGTTCACGGGGCGACGGGACCGCAGTACCCTCAGCCAGTACTTCCTCGACCACGGACCCACCATCACTACCGGCAATAACGTCACCAACACCATCATCAACGAGTTCCGTGCCTTCGATACCTTCGGTGAAATGGCTGTGCTTGGGGTAACGGGCCTAGCTATTGCCGCCGTGCTGCTGTCCGTCCGCCCCGAATACCGCCGCACCGGTAGCGCCAGCTTCCACCTCATCCGCCAGGAACTGCGGGAGCGAGTGGAGAAAAACGGCCGTATCGTACTGCCCACCTCCTACGCGTACCGCGACAGCATCACCAACTCCTACCCCATCCGCGTGTTCGTGCTGATGCTGTCCCCGCTGCTGCTCATCACTACCCTAGTGGTGTTCTGGCGCGGCCACCAGGAGCCGGGTGGCGGCTTCATCGCCGGTCTCATTCTGGCTGTCATGCTGGTGCTGGCCTGGCTGTCCACCCCAGTGGATCGGCCCCTCACCCGCCGCCGCACTCCCGCCGTGCTGGTCGCCACCGGCCTCACCATTGCCACCATCACGGGGCTCATCGGCTACCTCGCCACCCATGACCACAGCCTCGACGGGAGCGTTTCTCCGCACTCCTTCCTCTCCCCCCAACACTGGGATATTCCGGTGCTGGGCGCGGTACCCTCTGCCATGTTCTTCGACTTTGGTGTCACCCTCTGCGTGCTCGGCATGGTACTGACAGCCCTCAACCTGCTTGGATCAGGCCAGGTCCCGCTGGGTGCCCCCAGCGTGGAAGTGTGGCCGCCCTACGACCCACTGCACATGGATGCAAAGGAGGAAGGGCCCCTCACCCAGGCGGCCAGCCGCGTGAACTCCTATCACGACCCCATCCGACAAAAAGAGATCCCCCAGTATCGGGAGACTCTGCGGGCTCTCTCCGCGGCAGAATACAAGGCTGCAGAAGAGCGTCACGCCCGCTATCACCATTCCCGCTCGCAGACTGGAGGTGACGAGAAATGA
- a CDS encoding Crp/Fnr family transcriptional regulator, which produces MDAASVSALLKDLVPESFSKGDTIIREGEPGDKLYIIVDGKLKLSRTAPDGRENLLAILGPSDMFGELSIFDPGPRTSSGICVTDVRTYTMDRQALRRWLDARPQIAEQLLRVLARRLRRTNNSLADLIFTDVPGRVAKALLQLAQRFGSQEGNTVRVNHDLTQEEIAQLVGASRETVNKALAEFAHRGWIRLDGKAVVICESEHLARRAR; this is translated from the coding sequence ATGGATGCAGCTTCCGTTTCTGCACTGCTGAAGGATCTGGTACCTGAATCATTCAGCAAGGGCGACACCATCATTCGCGAAGGCGAACCGGGCGACAAGCTTTACATCATTGTGGACGGCAAACTAAAGCTGTCCCGCACTGCGCCCGACGGCCGTGAAAACCTCCTCGCTATCCTGGGCCCCTCCGACATGTTCGGTGAACTTTCCATCTTCGACCCGGGCCCGCGTACCTCCTCCGGTATCTGCGTCACCGACGTCCGCACCTACACCATGGACCGGCAGGCCCTGCGCCGCTGGCTCGACGCCCGTCCCCAGATTGCCGAGCAGCTACTCCGCGTGTTGGCCCGCCGCCTGCGCCGCACCAACAACAGCCTGGCAGACCTCATCTTCACCGATGTGCCAGGCCGCGTCGCCAAGGCCTTGCTGCAGCTGGCCCAGCGCTTCGGTAGCCAGGAAGGCAACACCGTCCGCGTCAACCACGACCTCACTCAGGAAGAGATTGCCCAGCTGGTGGGTGCTTCCCGGGAGACCGTCAACAAGGCTCTAGCAGAGTTCGCGCACCGCGGCTGGATCCGCCTGGACGGCAAAGCGGTGGTGATCTGCGAAAGCGAGCACCTGGCCCGTCGCGCCCGCTAA
- a CDS encoding metallophosphoesterase: protein MSPKRPPLYALASGIAAGAVSSVVTAAYAATLGRTHFVVKQETLPLLPAGSDPIRILHLSDFHMTPENKELQHFLSLLGDIHPDLVIDTGDNLAHPKAVPHVVQSLGTLLDVPGFFVFGSNDYFAPDFKNPLSYLRGESTLRKRPPLPWQGMRAAFHERGWKDATHQRHAINIRGVNIMVSGVDDPHIDRDRYETIAGRPLPGTNVAIGLTHAPEPRVLLRFSEDGYDLALAGHTHGGQVCLPNGKSIVTNCGIDRKRAHGLHRFAHLWLNVSAGLGTSPYAPFRLFCPPEVTLLELTARQ from the coding sequence ATGTCTCCGAAGCGTCCCCCCTTGTATGCCCTAGCCAGCGGCATTGCCGCAGGTGCAGTGTCTAGTGTGGTGACAGCTGCGTACGCGGCCACGCTGGGCCGGACGCACTTTGTGGTCAAACAGGAAACCCTTCCCCTACTGCCAGCTGGTTCCGACCCCATCCGTATCCTCCACCTCAGTGATTTCCATATGACGCCCGAGAATAAGGAACTTCAGCATTTCCTGAGCTTATTGGGGGATATCCACCCGGATCTCGTCATCGACACTGGGGACAATTTGGCTCATCCGAAAGCAGTGCCCCACGTCGTCCAGTCGTTGGGAACACTGCTCGATGTGCCGGGCTTTTTCGTCTTCGGATCCAACGACTACTTTGCCCCCGACTTCAAGAACCCACTGAGCTATCTGCGGGGGGAATCAACTCTCCGTAAGCGGCCACCCCTCCCCTGGCAGGGAATGCGGGCCGCTTTCCACGAGCGCGGATGGAAGGACGCCACGCACCAACGCCATGCCATCAACATTCGTGGAGTGAACATCATGGTGTCGGGTGTGGACGACCCACATATCGACCGCGACCGCTACGAAACCATTGCAGGGAGGCCCCTCCCCGGCACAAATGTGGCCATCGGCCTCACTCATGCCCCGGAGCCGCGGGTATTGCTCCGCTTTTCCGAGGATGGTTACGACCTTGCCTTGGCCGGCCACACTCACGGTGGGCAAGTATGTTTACCGAATGGAAAGTCCATCGTCACCAATTGTGGGATCGACCGGAAGCGAGCCCATGGGCTGCACCGCTTCGCGCACCTGTGGCTCAATGTCTCGGCCGGTCTGGGAACCTCCCCGTACGCTCCCTTCCGGCTATTCTGTCCGCCGGAGGTCACGCTGCTGGAGTTGACCGCGCGCCAGTAG
- a CDS encoding MarP family serine protease, translating into MSALTFDILALLAFIVFGAYGWVTGFTPSLYGFFGATIGIIIEYFTLPYILSATTNGQLRFIVGITYGFVLVSFCSVGAEILGLYIRDRLGLQKSRISRMAGSLFKIFLAAVLIWVFFSPLSVQPNTHLGKVMRESRVMTVIDTFAPNAAQKIPEMLDDSARTASLQQMTGRSSQFAGSGIPDENIVETPAIVKARRSVVKIVGEATDCHRKLEGTGFIYSPGLVVTNAHVVAGARIIRVHTVKGVFRARPIVFDAMRDVAVLWVPEISSNRLVLPALLPTDETTVEAGQAVVVPGFPNNGPYRVAPARLLEHFILQGPGIYGTTIVERQAYALLGGVMSGNSGGPLLNLKGQYLGIVFGVATDKNNTAYALSYSEVEPVLRKAMTTREKVSTGRCVPMETEVTQTTVKQS; encoded by the coding sequence GTGTCTGCACTGACATTCGACATCTTGGCCTTGCTTGCCTTCATCGTCTTCGGTGCCTACGGCTGGGTGACGGGTTTCACCCCCAGCCTGTACGGATTCTTCGGTGCCACCATCGGCATCATCATCGAGTATTTCACCCTCCCCTATATCCTTTCCGCCACCACCAACGGGCAGCTCCGTTTTATCGTGGGCATTACCTATGGCTTTGTGCTGGTGTCTTTCTGCTCGGTGGGGGCAGAGATTCTGGGCCTCTACATTCGGGATCGGCTGGGGTTGCAGAAATCCCGCATTTCCCGCATGGCCGGCTCTTTGTTCAAGATTTTCCTGGCTGCCGTCCTCATCTGGGTGTTTTTCTCGCCCCTTTCGGTCCAACCCAATACGCACTTGGGTAAGGTGATGCGAGAATCCCGCGTGATGACCGTCATCGACACCTTCGCCCCTAATGCGGCGCAGAAAATTCCCGAGATGCTGGACGATTCTGCGCGCACCGCATCCCTCCAGCAGATGACCGGTCGGTCCTCCCAGTTCGCCGGTTCGGGTATCCCAGACGAAAACATTGTGGAGACTCCTGCCATCGTGAAGGCCCGCCGCAGCGTGGTGAAGATTGTGGGCGAGGCGACTGACTGCCACCGCAAGCTGGAAGGCACCGGTTTCATCTACTCTCCGGGCTTGGTGGTGACAAATGCACACGTGGTGGCGGGTGCCCGGATTATTCGCGTACACACGGTAAAGGGTGTGTTCCGGGCACGCCCCATTGTTTTTGACGCTATGCGAGATGTAGCGGTGCTGTGGGTGCCGGAGATTTCCTCGAACCGCCTGGTGCTGCCAGCGCTCTTACCTACCGACGAAACTACTGTTGAGGCCGGTCAGGCAGTGGTGGTTCCGGGCTTCCCCAACAATGGCCCCTACCGGGTGGCGCCGGCTCGTCTCCTGGAACACTTCATCCTGCAAGGGCCGGGTATTTATGGCACGACCATTGTGGAACGACAGGCTTATGCGCTGTTGGGTGGCGTGATGAGCGGTAACTCTGGTGGCCCGCTGTTGAACCTCAAGGGCCAGTACCTGGGCATTGTGTTCGGGGTGGCGACGGACAAGAACAATACCGCCTATGCGCTGAGCTACAGCGAGGTGGAGCCGGTGCTTCGGAAGGCGATGACAACCCGCGAGAAGGTGTCCACGGGGCGGTGTGTGCCGATGGAGACGGAAGTCACTCAGACGACGGTGAAGCAGAGCTAG
- the nth gene encoding endonuclease III, producing the protein MAAPQSLTPSPVESRPRGPRHPAATGAESRRGLVTRARRMTRTLAVAYPEAYCELTFRSPFQLLVATVLSAQCTDVRVNQVTPELFRRFPDAHAMAAARLVEIEEIIRPTGFFRAKAANIHALSTQLVEHWDGEVPSRLEDLVALPGVGRKTANVVLGNAFDTPGLTIDTHFGRLARRWKWTESEDPVQVEKEVGEIIPRPEWTVLSHRIIFHGRRVCHSRRPACGACFLAADCPSFGLGPTDPGTAADLVKGENRTELLRLAGIEEEAQ; encoded by the coding sequence ATGGCTGCCCCACAATCCCTCACCCCCTCCCCGGTGGAGTCGCGTCCGCGGGGGCCCCGTCATCCGGCCGCGACCGGTGCAGAGTCTCGGCGTGGACTTGTCACTCGCGCCCGCCGCATGACACGTACGCTCGCCGTCGCGTATCCCGAGGCTTACTGCGAACTCACCTTCCGCAGCCCCTTTCAACTGCTTGTAGCGACGGTGCTGTCCGCCCAGTGCACGGATGTGCGGGTGAACCAGGTTACCCCCGAATTGTTCCGGCGTTTTCCCGATGCACACGCCATGGCGGCGGCCCGTCTCGTCGAAATTGAGGAGATCATTCGCCCCACCGGCTTTTTCCGTGCCAAGGCGGCTAATATCCATGCCCTCTCCACCCAACTAGTAGAGCATTGGGACGGCGAAGTACCATCCCGCTTGGAGGATCTGGTGGCGCTTCCTGGCGTTGGTCGCAAGACTGCCAACGTGGTGCTGGGCAACGCCTTCGACACCCCTGGCCTTACCATCGATACACACTTCGGCAGGCTTGCCCGACGCTGGAAATGGACCGAGAGCGAGGACCCCGTCCAGGTGGAGAAAGAAGTAGGGGAGATTATTCCGCGGCCGGAGTGGACGGTGCTATCGCATCGCATCATCTTCCATGGGCGACGGGTCTGCCATTCGCGGCGTCCCGCCTGCGGTGCCTGCTTCCTGGCTGCGGATTGCCCCAGTTTTGGGCTCGGCCCCACCGACCCCGGTACGGCAGCGGACCTGGTGAAGGGAGAGAACCGTACAGAGTTGCTGCGCCTGGCGGGAATTGAGGAAGAAGCACAGTAG